Proteins encoded together in one Desulfuromonadales bacterium window:
- a CDS encoding DNA mismatch repair protein MutL — protein LPEPPAADPPLGFFSSLLVIGQYRRSFIVCQDGDDLVLIDQHAAHERIGFERLRAEYRKDRIERQALLFPAMLEFEFREAAQLNEHLGELERLGFELEPFGGRTFALKAVPRLLGDAQAEQLVRDVAAELVVLGKSGLVEAAVDEILILMACHGMIRANQSLTASEINALLRDLDRVDFSAHCPHGRPVLKRLPLAEVERMFRRT, from the coding sequence CTGCCGGAACCGCCAGCAGCCGACCCCCCCCTGGGGTTCTTCTCCTCGCTGCTGGTCATCGGCCAATACCGGAGAAGCTTTATCGTCTGCCAGGATGGGGATGATCTGGTTCTGATCGATCAGCATGCCGCGCACGAGCGGATCGGCTTCGAGCGCCTGCGCGCCGAATACCGGAAAGACCGGATTGAACGTCAGGCTCTGCTCTTCCCGGCGATGCTGGAATTCGAGTTCCGCGAGGCGGCGCAACTTAACGAACATCTCGGGGAACTGGAACGACTGGGTTTCGAACTCGAACCGTTCGGCGGCCGAACCTTTGCCTTGAAGGCGGTCCCCCGTCTTCTCGGCGATGCCCAGGCCGAACAGTTGGTGCGCGATGTGGCTGCCGAACTGGTGGTTCTCGGCAAGAGCGGCCTGGTCGAAGCGGCAGTCGACGAAATCCTCATTCTCATGGCCTGCCATGGCATGATACGCGCCAACCAATCGCTCACTGCTTCTGAGATCAATGCTCTGCTGCGCGACCTCGACCGGGTTGATTTCAGCGCCCACTGCCCGCATGGCCGGCCCGTTCTGAAGCGACTGCCACTTGCGGAGGTGGAGCGCATGTTCCGGAGAACGTGA
- the miaA gene encoding tRNA (adenosine(37)-N6)-dimethylallyltransferase MiaA, with protein sequence MARPAASVGKPQLVVICGPTAAGKTALALELGKRFDVEVISADSRQIYRGMDIGTAKPAPDELSRLQHHLVDVVDPAEQFTVADFVEQGRRLTLDILQRRRLPFVVGGTGLYIRALTDGLVAAPAGNEALRQQLHQFEQEQGEGALYRLLQERDPAMAARMHPRNRVRIVRALEVMELTGQRLSALQAAHAFADRPFATLKIGLAPARDELIRRIDRRAELMLEAGLIEETRHLLAKGYLPRLKSLQTIGYRECIQYLQGEISLDETLSLIQRATRHYAKRQLTWFRKDKSIIWVDSCQESVRILALIDQFYAA encoded by the coding sequence ATGGCCCGGCCAGCGGCATCAGTCGGCAAACCCCAGCTGGTTGTAATCTGCGGACCCACGGCTGCAGGGAAAACGGCGCTGGCCCTGGAACTGGGGAAACGTTTCGACGTGGAAGTCATATCGGCGGATTCGCGGCAGATCTATCGCGGCATGGACATCGGAACCGCCAAACCGGCCCCGGATGAACTCTCCCGGCTGCAGCACCATCTGGTCGATGTCGTCGACCCGGCAGAACAATTTACGGTCGCCGATTTCGTCGAGCAGGGCCGCCGCCTGACCCTTGACATCCTCCAGCGGCGCCGGTTGCCCTTTGTGGTCGGTGGTACGGGACTCTACATTCGCGCCCTGACCGACGGTCTGGTGGCGGCACCCGCGGGGAATGAGGCTCTTCGCCAACAGTTGCACCAGTTCGAACAGGAACAGGGAGAGGGCGCGCTGTACCGCTTGCTGCAGGAACGCGACCCGGCCATGGCCGCCCGGATGCATCCTCGCAACCGGGTTCGGATCGTCCGGGCCTTGGAGGTCATGGAACTGACCGGCCAGCGTCTTTCAGCACTGCAGGCTGCACACGCCTTTGCCGATCGTCCCTTTGCTACCCTGAAAATCGGCCTGGCACCTGCTCGTGACGAGCTTATTCGGCGTATCGACCGGCGGGCCGAACTGATGCTGGAAGCCGGCCTGATCGAGGAGACACGCCATCTGCTGGCCAAGGGCTATTTGCCACGACTCAAGTCGCTGCAAACCATCGGCTACCGCGAGTGCATCCAGTACCTGCAGGGGGAAATCTCTCTTGACGAGACCCTGTCCCTGATCCAGCGCGCTACTCGCCATTATGCCAAACGGCAGCTCACCTGGTTCCGTAAAGACAAATCAATAATTTGGGTTGATTCCTGCCAAGAGTCTGTTAGAATCCTTGCGTTGATTGATCAATTTTATGCAGCCTAA